In a single window of the Thermus amyloliquefaciens genome:
- a CDS encoding metallophosphoesterase, with protein MRVLLLVLFLGWALGQRLAVIGDWGQDTPGRAQVASLLRAEHARKPMAALFTAGDNFYPRGLVVERFLRELPPIPLYPAFGNHDAPHLEAQLKRFQLESPYYQVRLGVMAFFILYTEGDLKAQREWLAQALSRTQAPWRVVILHRPLYSSGLHGGSPSLRSLLEPLLRQHRLPLVLAGHDHHYERLQVGPTTHLVVGGGGAGLYPTKPPSPYTQALAVAHHALFLEVGEETLLGYALTPEGRVLDRFTLRKGSP; from the coding sequence GTGCGGGTCCTTCTCCTCGTCCTCTTCCTGGGGTGGGCCCTCGGCCAGCGCCTGGCGGTCATAGGGGATTGGGGCCAGGACACCCCGGGCCGGGCCCAGGTGGCCAGCCTGCTTCGGGCCGAGCACGCCCGCAAGCCCATGGCCGCCCTCTTCACCGCGGGGGACAACTTCTATCCCCGGGGGCTGGTGGTGGAGCGTTTCCTAAGGGAGCTTCCTCCCATACCCCTTTACCCCGCCTTCGGCAACCACGACGCCCCCCACCTCGAGGCCCAGCTCAAGCGCTTCCAGCTGGAAAGCCCCTATTACCAAGTGCGCCTAGGGGTAATGGCGTTCTTCATCCTCTACACGGAGGGAGACCTAAAGGCCCAGCGGGAATGGCTGGCCCAGGCCCTTAGCCGAACACAGGCACCATGGCGGGTGGTGATCCTCCACCGCCCCCTATACTCCTCGGGGCTACACGGGGGAAGCCCCAGCCTACGGAGCCTCCTCGAGCCCCTCTTGCGCCAGCACCGCCTGCCCCTGGTTCTGGCGGGGCACGACCACCACTACGAGCGCCTCCAGGTGGGCCCCACCACCCACCTGGTGGTGGGCGGGGGTGGGGCGGGCCTCTACCCCACCAAGCCCCCTTCCCCCTATACCCAGGCCCTGGCGGTGGCCCACCACGCCCTTTTCCTGGAGGTGGGCGAGGAGACCCTGTTGGGGTACGCCCTGACCCCAGAAGGACGGGTCTTGGACCGCTTCACCCTCAGGAAGGGCTCCCCATGA
- a CDS encoding histidine triad nucleotide-binding protein, producing the protein MGCVFCRIIAGELPSRKVYEDRDFVAFHDIRPRAPVHVLVVPKEHIEKLSDYPDTEEGERKLGALFRTANRVAKALGLEGYKLQVHVGEKGGQEVFHVHVHVMGSPS; encoded by the coding sequence ATGGGGTGCGTGTTCTGCCGCATCATCGCCGGAGAGCTTCCTTCCCGGAAGGTCTACGAGGATCGGGACTTCGTGGCCTTTCACGACATAAGGCCCAGGGCCCCGGTGCATGTTTTGGTGGTGCCCAAGGAGCACATTGAAAAGCTTTCCGACTACCCCGACACGGAAGAGGGGGAGAGGAAGCTCGGGGCCCTTTTCCGCACCGCCAACCGGGTGGCGAAGGCCCTTGGGCTTGAGGGCTACAAGCTCCAGGTGCACGTGGGGGAGAAGGGGGGGCAGGAGGTCTTCCACGTGCACGTGCACGTCATGGGGAGCCCTTCCTGA
- a CDS encoding MiaB/RimO family radical SAM methylthiotransferase — MRAAFRTLGCKVNQVETEALLGFLKALEPEVVPLEAGADLVVINTCAVTTTAEADARKEIRRARRANPGAFIVVTGCYAELSPEAVRELGADAVVPNARKAELPKVILEHFGLPSDPVTTPPNEFWGAGERGLLNSRVRAFLKVQDGCQAGCAYCIIPRLRGKERHRDHRDALAEAEALLRMGIQEIVLTGVRLGSYRGHPKGLAGLVEDLHHLGAKVRLSSIEPEDTGEDLLEVIARYAPGVRPHLHLSLQTGSDRLLRLMGRRYDKAYYRQLVQRAYELIPGFALTTDVIAGLPTETEEEHRETLAFLEELRPTRVHAFTYTPRPKTRAASMPQVPPEVRKRRTKEIIALAQRLAEERMRSKLGSQVEVLVERLQDGWALGHTPDYYEARLSGPARPGDTVWARVEGAEGYTLLGRVEGVQEEASLPLALPLG, encoded by the coding sequence ATGCGCGCGGCCTTTCGCACCTTGGGGTGCAAGGTGAACCAGGTGGAAACCGAGGCCTTGTTGGGCTTCCTCAAGGCCCTGGAGCCCGAGGTGGTCCCCCTCGAGGCGGGGGCCGACCTGGTGGTCATCAACACCTGCGCCGTGACCACCACCGCCGAGGCCGACGCCCGCAAGGAGATCCGCCGGGCCAGGCGGGCCAACCCTGGGGCCTTCATCGTGGTCACGGGGTGCTATGCGGAGCTCTCCCCCGAGGCGGTGCGGGAACTGGGGGCCGACGCCGTGGTGCCCAACGCCCGCAAGGCGGAGCTTCCCAAGGTGATCCTGGAACACTTCGGCCTCCCTTCGGATCCCGTCACCACCCCCCCCAACGAGTTCTGGGGGGCGGGGGAGCGGGGGCTACTCAATAGCCGGGTGCGGGCCTTCTTGAAGGTGCAGGATGGCTGCCAGGCGGGGTGCGCCTACTGCATCATCCCCCGGCTCAGGGGCAAGGAGCGGCACCGGGACCACCGGGATGCCTTGGCGGAAGCCGAGGCCCTTCTCCGGATGGGCATCCAGGAGATCGTGCTCACGGGGGTGCGGCTTGGCAGCTACCGGGGCCATCCCAAGGGCCTTGCGGGTCTGGTGGAGGACCTCCACCACCTGGGGGCCAAGGTGCGCCTTTCCTCCATTGAACCCGAGGATACGGGGGAGGACCTCCTTGAGGTCATCGCCCGGTACGCCCCTGGGGTCAGGCCCCACCTGCACCTTTCCCTGCAGACGGGCTCGGACCGCCTCCTCAGGCTCATGGGCCGCCGCTACGACAAGGCCTACTACCGCCAGCTGGTGCAACGGGCCTACGAGCTCATCCCCGGCTTTGCCCTCACCACGGATGTCATCGCCGGCCTACCCACGGAGACCGAGGAGGAGCACCGGGAAACCCTGGCCTTCCTGGAGGAGCTTAGGCCCACCCGGGTCCACGCCTTCACCTACACCCCCCGCCCCAAGACCCGGGCGGCTTCCATGCCCCAGGTGCCCCCGGAGGTGCGCAAGCGCCGCACCAAGGAGATCATCGCCCTGGCCCAGCGCCTGGCGGAAGAGCGCATGAGGTCCAAGCTGGGGAGCCAGGTGGAGGTCTTGGTGGAGAGGCTCCAGGATGGATGGGCCTTGGGCCACACCCCTGACTACTACGAGGCCCGGCTTTCCGGCCCTGCCCGGCCAGGGGATACGGTCTGGGCCCGGGTGGAGGGGGCGGAGGGGTACACCCTTTTGGGCCGGGTGGAGGGGGTGCAGGAGGAGGCTTCGCTTCCCTTGGCCCTCCCCTTAGGGTAG
- a CDS encoding adenosylcobalamin-dependent ribonucleoside-diphosphate reductase: MEHFFDEHAQAIAKRQYLQEGDGDILGMFRRVAREIAKPEKPEERSLWEERFFRLMASKRFSPGGRILAGAGTPHGNLLNCFVQGATENPPESFAGIMEVAKKLALVTKVGGGNGVNLDPYRSKGNRKRQGVRGVAYLFAGHPDVEDFIRGLMRPPTNPEGPKEEIALKNFARVVYGELAPELKALAERHGVLTVKEPPKERILVPDDMGGIIEAAKEAADLARKGQEPHVDFSLLRPEGAPIRGSGGTSSGPVSFLFEIFDHFLEWAALGAEEAGPVATLRYVYAPVLRVVRQGGCLHPDTLVHTDRGTLRLREIVDPFRKGWQRHVLSVATDQGWRFSPEGYNNGVAPTLRVVLENGLEVQGTPNHKLKVLREDGSREWVELQHLRPGDWVIWVLDEHTGTPVSLAPLDEPLHPNATPIRTPHLLTEELAFLLGFLWGEGFVSGDRVGLSLHEDEPMREEAKRLFRELFGLELREERKPQDRGVTLVVRSAPLVAWLRKNGLLKGKARELEVPRAIRQSPRPVLGAFLRGLFEADGFITAGYPTLTTASRRLAQEVMVLLGGLGIPAKLMRYNPLPGRFSKAEHYRVRVVTAKGLERYLERVGVPRGSRFEALLAGQPDTRRESSWPLPHAKGLLEPLLGATQAGKRGHPSPHAPLRKDLLRYMRGERRLTATGYTLVLEKAHHAGLSAPDFDFKEYYVRVASVEEGGPILTLDLSVEGNHTYLANGLVSHNTRRGAGMATLSIEHPDLLDFLTAKDLDREKAEGDISTFNISVLVTEAFMKALEEDALWPVTPIEVPGKYYPYPLEGPYTGQIPNLPEREDGAKAVPLYGGKVPARWLWHEIAWHAWATGEPGLIFVDRVNELSALKGLGPKYWIRSTNPCGEIPLTTGEPCDLGALNLAAYVKDGEFQMAEFRKDVHTAIRFLDNVLDVNRFALEDNEEAAKKLRRLGLGVMGLADALIKMGLPYSSEAAREKVYEIMSALREEAIRASEALAEERGVFPLYEEHRGYFQALGVRPRRNVAVLTVAPTGTTSMLMGVSSGIEPVFSPFVWRRIGGEYKPLLHPLFVELMEAYPPHPDYAKDGRWDWDKVIAAIQEDGHGSVKGLSFVPEAIRRVFECAHDVHPLDHVRMQGAVQRAFDAEGLAANSLSKTVNLPNHATVLEVEEAYLEAYRTGCKGITVYRDGSREFQVLTVKKEEGVEKKAEPAPEPKEAKARVSPATQAASPAPGGEASMPSRPGQPLHERPGRLLGFTDMVKLLSPDGGKRSFLVTVNLLGDKPIEVILTSGKAGDEANADSEALGRVVSIALQYGVPPEAIIRTLRGINGGLYGTYQGRLVSSKADLIAVALETIPKDLKGVPAAPSQEAEPLPSLSGGGIELAGAAQCPSCGEKALVREEGCWKCQVCGYSKCG; encoded by the coding sequence ATGGAGCATTTCTTTGACGAACACGCACAGGCCATCGCCAAACGTCAGTATTTGCAGGAAGGAGACGGGGACATCCTGGGCATGTTCCGTCGGGTGGCCCGGGAGATCGCCAAGCCCGAAAAGCCCGAGGAGCGCTCCCTTTGGGAGGAGCGCTTCTTCCGGCTCATGGCCAGCAAGCGCTTCTCCCCCGGGGGGCGGATCCTGGCGGGGGCGGGCACCCCCCACGGCAACCTCCTGAACTGCTTCGTGCAAGGGGCCACGGAAAACCCGCCGGAGAGCTTTGCGGGCATCATGGAGGTGGCCAAGAAGCTGGCCCTGGTCACCAAGGTGGGCGGGGGGAATGGGGTCAACCTGGACCCCTACCGCTCCAAAGGGAACCGCAAGCGCCAGGGGGTGCGGGGGGTGGCCTACCTCTTTGCGGGGCACCCGGACGTGGAGGACTTCATCCGGGGCCTCATGCGCCCCCCCACCAACCCCGAGGGGCCCAAGGAGGAGATCGCCCTCAAGAACTTCGCACGGGTGGTCTACGGGGAGCTGGCCCCTGAGCTGAAGGCCCTGGCAGAGCGCCACGGGGTCCTTACGGTGAAGGAGCCTCCCAAGGAGCGCATCCTGGTGCCGGACGACATGGGGGGCATCATCGAGGCCGCCAAGGAGGCCGCCGACCTGGCCCGAAAGGGCCAGGAGCCCCACGTGGACTTCAGCCTCCTGCGGCCGGAGGGGGCCCCCATCCGGGGCTCCGGGGGGACCAGCTCGGGGCCGGTGAGCTTCCTCTTTGAGATCTTTGACCACTTCCTGGAGTGGGCCGCCCTGGGGGCGGAGGAGGCGGGCCCGGTGGCCACCCTGCGCTACGTGTACGCCCCGGTCCTCCGGGTGGTGCGCCAAGGGGGATGCCTCCACCCCGACACCCTGGTGCACACCGACCGGGGAACCCTCCGGCTTCGGGAAATCGTGGACCCTTTCCGCAAGGGTTGGCAGCGCCATGTCCTAAGCGTGGCCACCGACCAGGGATGGCGCTTTAGCCCCGAGGGCTACAACAACGGGGTTGCGCCCACGCTCCGGGTGGTCCTGGAAAACGGCCTCGAGGTCCAAGGGACCCCCAACCACAAGCTAAAGGTGCTCCGGGAAGACGGCAGCCGGGAATGGGTAGAGCTACAGCACCTGAGGCCGGGGGACTGGGTTATCTGGGTTCTGGACGAGCACACGGGCACGCCGGTTTCGCTGGCCCCTTTGGATGAGCCCCTCCATCCCAACGCCACCCCCATCCGCACCCCTCACCTGCTGACGGAGGAGCTGGCCTTCCTGTTGGGTTTTCTGTGGGGAGAGGGGTTTGTCAGCGGGGACCGGGTAGGCCTCTCCCTACACGAGGACGAGCCCATGCGGGAAGAGGCCAAGCGGCTCTTCCGGGAGCTCTTTGGCCTGGAGCTTCGGGAGGAAAGGAAACCCCAGGACAGGGGTGTGACCCTGGTGGTGCGGAGCGCGCCCCTCGTGGCTTGGCTCCGTAAAAATGGCCTCCTCAAGGGAAAGGCGCGGGAGCTCGAGGTCCCACGGGCCATCCGGCAAAGCCCCAGGCCCGTCCTAGGTGCCTTCCTGCGGGGGCTCTTCGAGGCGGATGGCTTCATAACCGCAGGCTACCCCACCCTCACCACCGCCTCCCGGCGCTTGGCCCAGGAGGTCATGGTCCTGTTGGGCGGCCTGGGCATCCCCGCAAAGCTCATGCGCTACAACCCCTTGCCTGGGCGTTTCTCCAAGGCCGAGCACTACCGGGTGCGGGTGGTGACCGCCAAGGGGCTCGAGCGCTATTTGGAACGGGTGGGCGTCCCCCGGGGGTCCCGTTTTGAAGCCCTTCTGGCCGGGCAGCCGGACACGCGCAGGGAGTCCAGCTGGCCCCTTCCCCACGCCAAGGGCTTGTTGGAGCCCCTTCTTGGGGCCACGCAGGCCGGCAAGAGGGGGCACCCTTCGCCCCACGCCCCGCTGCGCAAAGACCTTCTCCGCTACATGCGGGGAGAGAGGCGGCTTACCGCCACGGGGTACACCCTGGTCCTGGAGAAAGCCCACCACGCGGGTCTTTCCGCCCCAGACTTTGACTTCAAGGAGTACTACGTCCGGGTGGCCTCCGTGGAGGAGGGCGGCCCCATCCTCACCCTGGACCTGTCCGTGGAGGGCAACCACACCTATCTGGCCAACGGGCTGGTCAGCCATAACACCCGCCGTGGGGCGGGGATGGCCACCCTTTCCATAGAGCACCCCGACCTCCTGGACTTCCTCACCGCCAAGGACCTGGACCGGGAAAAGGCCGAGGGGGACATCTCCACCTTCAACATCTCCGTCCTGGTCACCGAGGCCTTCATGAAGGCCCTCGAGGAGGACGCCCTTTGGCCCGTGACCCCCATTGAGGTGCCGGGGAAGTACTACCCCTACCCCCTGGAAGGCCCCTACACGGGCCAGATCCCCAACCTCCCCGAGCGGGAGGACGGGGCCAAGGCCGTGCCCCTCTACGGGGGCAAGGTGCCCGCCCGCTGGCTCTGGCACGAGATCGCCTGGCACGCCTGGGCCACGGGGGAGCCGGGGCTCATCTTCGTGGACCGGGTGAACGAGCTCTCCGCCCTCAAGGGGCTTGGGCCTAAATACTGGATTCGTTCCACTAACCCGTGCGGGGAGATACCCCTCACCACAGGCGAGCCCTGCGACCTGGGGGCCTTGAACCTGGCGGCCTACGTGAAGGACGGGGAGTTCCAGATGGCGGAGTTCCGGAAGGACGTCCACACCGCCATCCGCTTCCTGGACAACGTCCTGGACGTGAACCGCTTCGCCCTCGAGGACAACGAGGAGGCGGCCAAGAAGCTTCGCCGCTTGGGCCTCGGGGTCATGGGCCTGGCGGACGCCCTCATCAAGATGGGCCTCCCCTACTCCTCGGAGGCGGCCAGGGAGAAGGTCTACGAGATCATGTCCGCCCTGCGGGAGGAGGCCATCCGGGCCTCGGAGGCCCTGGCGGAGGAGCGGGGGGTCTTCCCCCTCTACGAGGAACACCGGGGGTACTTCCAGGCCCTGGGGGTGCGGCCCAGGCGCAACGTGGCCGTCCTCACCGTGGCCCCCACGGGCACCACCAGCATGCTCATGGGGGTCTCCAGCGGCATCGAGCCCGTCTTCAGCCCCTTCGTCTGGCGCCGGATCGGGGGGGAGTACAAGCCCCTCCTCCACCCCCTTTTCGTGGAGCTCATGGAGGCCTACCCGCCCCATCCCGATTACGCCAAGGACGGGCGATGGGACTGGGACAAGGTGATCGCCGCCATCCAGGAGGACGGGCACGGCTCGGTGAAGGGGCTTTCCTTCGTGCCCGAAGCCATCCGGCGGGTCTTTGAGTGCGCCCACGACGTCCACCCCTTGGACCATGTGCGCATGCAGGGGGCGGTGCAGCGGGCCTTTGATGCGGAGGGCTTAGCTGCAAACAGTCTGTCCAAAACGGTGAACCTGCCCAACCACGCCACGGTCTTGGAGGTGGAGGAGGCCTACCTGGAGGCCTACCGCACGGGGTGCAAGGGCATCACCGTCTACCGGGACGGCTCCAGGGAGTTCCAGGTGCTCACGGTGAAGAAGGAGGAGGGGGTGGAGAAGAAGGCCGAGCCTGCGCCCGAGCCCAAAGAGGCCAAGGCGCGGGTCTCGCCCGCAACCCAGGCGGCAAGCCCCGCTCCCGGGGGAGAGGCCTCCATGCCCTCCCGGCCCGGCCAGCCCCTCCACGAGCGCCCAGGGAGGCTTCTCGGCTTCACCGACATGGTGAAGCTCCTCTCCCCGGACGGAGGGAAGCGGAGCTTCCTGGTCACGGTGAACCTGCTGGGGGACAAACCCATTGAGGTCATCCTCACCTCGGGCAAGGCGGGGGATGAGGCCAACGCCGACTCCGAAGCCCTGGGCCGGGTGGTGTCCATCGCCTTACAGTACGGGGTGCCCCCCGAGGCCATCATCCGCACCCTCCGGGGCATCAACGGCGGGCTCTACGGCACCTACCAGGGGAGGCTCGTGTCCAGCAAGGCGGACCTCATCGCCGTGGCCTTGGAGACCATCCCCAAGGACCTCAAGGGGGTCCCGGCGGCCCCATCCCAAGAGGCGGAGCCCCTCCCCAGCCTCTCCGGGGGCGGGATAGAGCTGGCGGGGGCGGCTCAATGCCCCTCCTGCGGGGAAAAGGCCCTGGTGCGGGAAGAGGGGTGCTGGAAGTGCCAGGTGTGCGGGTACTCCAAGTGCGGGTAA
- a CDS encoding phosphoribosylanthranilate isomerase, with translation MRVRVKICGLTRLEDALLAEALGAYALGFVFAPASRRWVSPEAARRISEALGPFVVRVGVFQDQEPEAVLRLMEKARLQVAQLHGQEPPEWAEAIGRHFPVIKAFPLTGPADPGWAQYPAEALLLDSKAPGSGQAYPRDWAKPLLPTGKRIILAGGITPENLEEVLALRPYAIDLASGVERAPGIKDEAKLRALFAKVRAWDPGV, from the coding sequence ATGAGGGTCCGGGTGAAGATCTGCGGCCTTACCCGCCTCGAGGACGCCCTCTTGGCGGAAGCCCTGGGGGCCTATGCCCTAGGCTTCGTCTTTGCCCCCGCCTCCCGGAGGTGGGTGTCCCCGGAGGCCGCCCGGAGGATCTCGGAGGCCCTGGGGCCCTTCGTGGTGCGGGTGGGGGTCTTCCAGGACCAGGAGCCTGAGGCGGTGCTAAGGCTCATGGAAAAGGCCCGGCTCCAGGTGGCCCAGCTCCACGGCCAGGAACCCCCAGAGTGGGCCGAGGCCATCGGCAGGCACTTCCCCGTGATCAAGGCCTTTCCCCTCACGGGGCCCGCGGACCCGGGATGGGCCCAGTACCCCGCGGAGGCCCTTCTCCTGGACAGCAAGGCCCCCGGAAGCGGCCAAGCCTACCCCCGGGACTGGGCCAAGCCCCTTTTGCCAACGGGCAAGCGCATCATCCTGGCCGGGGGGATCACCCCGGAGAACCTCGAGGAGGTCCTGGCCCTCAGGCCCTACGCCATAGACCTGGCCAGCGGGGTGGAAAGGGCACCGGGGATAAAGGACGAGGCCAAGCTCCGCGCCCTTTTCGCTAAAGTAAGGGCCTGGGATCCCGGCGTATGA
- a CDS encoding inositol monophosphatase family protein: protein MIGRKHPYFPYLEAMLEAAHLAQGIHRYYLEKGFTHSTKSGPTDLVTQADRESEEAIKELLLSRFPEAGFLGEEGGSEGGKALRFIVDPLDGTVNYAHGFPFYGVSLALEVEGAIQVGVVLDTSRDEAFCAVRGEGAFLNGRPIRVTERKELLGSLLATGFPYDVAKDPENLTYFHRALSKGLLVRRPGAAALDLVYVAAGRLDGFWEVKLNPWDVAAGWLIVEEAGGRVTDLEGKPYRLGHRYIVATNGHIHEALIQTLLAQG from the coding sequence GTGATTGGCAGGAAGCATCCCTACTTCCCCTACCTGGAGGCCATGCTGGAAGCCGCCCACCTGGCCCAGGGGATCCACCGCTACTACCTGGAAAAGGGCTTCACCCACAGCACCAAGTCCGGCCCCACCGACCTGGTCACCCAGGCGGACCGGGAGTCGGAGGAGGCCATCAAGGAGCTCCTCCTCTCCCGCTTCCCCGAGGCGGGCTTCCTGGGGGAGGAAGGGGGGAGCGAGGGGGGCAAGGCCCTGCGCTTCATCGTGGACCCCCTGGACGGCACGGTGAACTACGCCCACGGCTTCCCCTTTTACGGGGTCTCCCTGGCCCTCGAGGTGGAGGGGGCCATCCAGGTGGGGGTGGTGCTGGACACCAGCCGGGACGAGGCCTTTTGTGCCGTGCGGGGGGAGGGGGCCTTCCTGAACGGCCGGCCCATCCGGGTCACGGAACGGAAGGAGCTTTTGGGAAGCCTCCTCGCCACGGGATTTCCCTACGACGTGGCCAAGGACCCGGAGAACCTCACCTACTTCCACCGGGCCCTGTCCAAGGGGCTCCTGGTGCGCCGTCCCGGGGCGGCGGCCTTGGACCTGGTCTATGTGGCCGCCGGGAGGCTGGACGGCTTCTGGGAGGTGAAGCTGAACCCCTGGGATGTGGCCGCGGGCTGGCTCATCGTGGAGGAGGCGGGGGGCCGGGTCACCGACCTGGAGGGGAAGCCCTACCGCCTGGGCCACCGCTACATCGTGGCCACCAACGGGCACATCCACGAGGCCCTCATCCAGACCCTCTTGGCCCAGGGCTAG
- a CDS encoding flavin reductase family protein — translation MDLEAKKKVLRSFTYGLYILTAKDGEEYAAGTVNWVTQASFTPPLIALGVKRDSRLHELIGRTGKLALMTLAQDQKAIAQDFFKPTQREGNTLNGHPFEPSPILGLPLLRELPYWLEAEVRHIYEGGDHSVVVAEVVGAGVRFEAKPLVMWDTGWFYGG, via the coding sequence ATGGACCTCGAGGCCAAAAAGAAAGTCCTCCGGAGCTTCACCTACGGCCTGTACATCCTGACCGCGAAGGACGGCGAGGAGTACGCCGCCGGCACGGTGAACTGGGTCACCCAGGCCTCCTTCACCCCACCCCTCATCGCCCTGGGCGTGAAGCGGGATAGCCGCCTGCACGAGCTGATTGGGCGCACGGGGAAGCTGGCCCTCATGACCCTGGCCCAGGACCAGAAGGCCATCGCCCAGGATTTCTTCAAGCCCACCCAGAGGGAGGGGAACACCCTGAACGGCCACCCCTTTGAGCCCTCCCCCATCCTCGGCCTTCCCCTTCTCCGCGAGCTCCCCTACTGGCTGGAGGCGGAGGTGCGCCACATCTACGAAGGTGGGGACCACAGCGTGGTGGTGGCGGAGGTGGTGGGGGCGGGGGTGCGCTTTGAGGCCAAGCCCCTAGTGATGTGGGACACGGGCTGGTTCTACGGGGGCTAG
- a CDS encoding type I restriction enzyme HsdR N-terminal domain-containing protein, whose protein sequence is MTFSKRTIDRVITGLKRFLPVLDAAYAKDVNEADTVRIVADMLSDVFGYDKWNEITSELAIRGTYCDLAVLHKGVVKYLVEVKAIGSELKDAHLKQAVDYGANQGVEWVMLTNGRIWRVYRIVFSKPIGQELVLDIDLFNLGNRKGALTKTIQDLLLLTKEALLKGLLEQYYVQQQLSNRFVLAALLQTPPVLKTLRKLFRQLNPELKLEIEEIKDLLTAEVIKREALEGERAAMAAKLVKKLFQPKKAAKSKGAKEQPAPGENPSSDL, encoded by the coding sequence ATGACCTTTTCCAAAAGGACGATTGATCGCGTCATAACCGGGCTTAAGCGTTTTCTTCCTGTCTTAGATGCGGCCTACGCAAAAGACGTTAACGAGGCTGACACGGTGCGGATTGTCGCAGACATGTTAAGCGACGTATTTGGCTATGATAAATGGAACGAAATCACCTCTGAGCTCGCTATCCGTGGAACTTATTGCGACTTGGCCGTTCTTCACAAAGGAGTTGTCAAATACCTTGTTGAGGTCAAAGCGATTGGCTCTGAGTTGAAGGATGCTCACTTAAAGCAAGCTGTGGACTACGGAGCCAATCAAGGAGTGGAGTGGGTCATGCTTACAAATGGCCGCATCTGGCGTGTTTACCGCATTGTTTTTTCGAAGCCCATTGGGCAGGAACTTGTTTTAGATATAGATTTGTTTAACTTGGGCAATCGCAAAGGTGCTTTAACAAAGACAATACAGGATCTTCTTCTCCTTACCAAGGAGGCTTTGCTCAAAGGCCTTCTTGAACAGTATTACGTGCAACAACAGCTCTCGAATCGTTTCGTATTGGCCGCGCTCTTACAAACACCTCCTGTGCTTAAGACGCTTCGCAAGCTCTTTCGTCAACTCAATCCCGAATTAAAGCTAGAAATCGAGGAAATCAAAGACTTGCTTACGGCCGAGGTCATCAAACGAGAAGCCTTAGAGGGAGAACGGGCAGCGATGGCGGCAAAACTTGTTAAAAAGTTATTTCAACCCAAAAAAGCCGCAAAATCCAAAGGGGCCAAAGAACAACCTGCTCCCGGGGAAAACCCCTCTAGCGATTTATAG
- a CDS encoding M67 family metallopeptidase, which yields MSQVLYVPRRLLEETRAHLQGEAPREGVGLWAGRREVERVIPLPNAHPQPLTGYLAEPLALLRALKELEREGLSLLAIYHSHPRGPAFPSPTDLREARWRVPYVIFGTDGVRAFLLPEGQEVEIHVSEG from the coding sequence TTGTCCCAAGTGCTCTACGTGCCCAGGAGGCTTCTGGAGGAAACCCGCGCCCACCTGCAGGGGGAGGCGCCCAGGGAGGGGGTGGGGCTATGGGCGGGTAGGCGGGAGGTGGAGCGGGTCATCCCCCTGCCCAACGCCCACCCCCAGCCCCTCACGGGTTACCTGGCCGAACCCTTGGCCCTGCTTCGGGCCCTGAAGGAGCTGGAAAGAGAGGGCCTAAGCCTCCTGGCCATCTACCACTCCCACCCCAGGGGGCCCGCCTTTCCCAGCCCCACCGACCTCCGCGAGGCCCGCTGGCGGGTGCCCTACGTGATCTTCGGCACCGATGGGGTCAGGGCCTTCCTACTCCCAGAAGGTCAGGAGGTGGAAATCCATGTAAGTGAAGGTTGA